A window of Candidatus Saccharibacteria bacterium contains these coding sequences:
- a CDS encoding glycosyltransferase family 2 protein, with protein sequence MSNGKHIPKVAVITRTKDRGLLLERAIKSVHQQTMEDFVHVIINDAGDPAIVEDLVKKHEQLIRGRVKIIHNTESRGMEAASNKAIKSVDSTFIAIHDDDDTWHPDFLKATTERLEDNGMQGVVVTTDRVVEDIIDDVVHIKLVERWLPWAKAINFYSMCIDNYATPITFLYRRAVYDKIGYYDENLPVLGDWDFALRFIRLHDIDFINSDTALAYYHHRPNVKGINGNSVFAGIDKHEYYLNQVANKFLREDLQRGSLGFGYMFSHLRAQRDNRRDMERQLEKIECQTQQLNQQVEEVRRTLGERTTGAHIKSLYRIAKKVPRLTLHKVKNTIKKAGRI encoded by the coding sequence ATGTCAAACGGTAAGCATATTCCGAAAGTAGCTGTCATTACCAGGACGAAGGATCGGGGATTGTTGTTGGAGCGCGCCATCAAGAGCGTGCATCAGCAGACGATGGAGGATTTTGTTCATGTGATCATCAATGATGCGGGTGATCCTGCCATCGTGGAAGACCTGGTCAAAAAACATGAGCAGCTGATCCGCGGACGCGTCAAGATCATCCACAATACTGAGTCGCGCGGCATGGAAGCGGCTTCCAACAAGGCGATCAAGAGTGTCGACTCGACCTTCATCGCCATCCACGATGATGACGACACCTGGCATCCGGATTTTTTGAAAGCAACCACCGAGCGGCTGGAAGATAACGGCATGCAGGGCGTGGTGGTGACGACCGACCGGGTAGTCGAGGACATCATCGACGACGTGGTGCATATCAAGCTGGTAGAGCGCTGGCTGCCGTGGGCCAAGGCTATTAATTTCTATAGCATGTGCATCGATAATTACGCCACGCCGATCACTTTTTTGTACCGCCGCGCCGTCTACGACAAGATCGGTTATTACGACGAGAACCTGCCGGTGCTGGGCGACTGGGACTTTGCACTGCGGTTTATCCGGCTGCATGACATCGATTTCATCAACAGCGACACTGCCCTTGCCTACTACCATCACCGTCCGAACGTGAAGGGCATCAACGGCAACAGCGTCTTTGCCGGCATCGACAAGCACGAGTATTACCTTAACCAGGTTGCTAATAAGTTCCTGCGTGAGGATCTGCAGCGTGGCAGCCTGGGCTTTGGCTACATGTTCAGCCACTTGCGCGCCCAGCGCGATAACCGGCGCGATATGGAGCGGCAACTCGAGAAGATCGAATGTCAGACACAGCAACTCAACCAACAGGTTGAAGAAGTGCGGCGCACCTTGGGTGAGCGGACGACCGGGGCGCATATCAAGAGCCTGTACCGCATCGCCAAAAAGGTGCCGCGGCTGACACTCCACAAAGTAAAGAACACGATTAAGAAGGCAGGACGGATATAG
- a CDS encoding lectin: MLDTNKGLKPGQWLKSSNGKYSLHMQNDGNLVLYSQRGAIWGSGTNARSIAAVYMQADGNLVMYDTNNRPTWASNSGGGTSPKLFVQDDGNVVIYSGSKALWATGTSGRW, from the coding sequence ATGCTTGATACTAACAAGGGCCTTAAGCCCGGCCAATGGCTTAAGTCGAGCAATGGCAAATACTCGCTACACATGCAGAACGACGGCAACCTGGTTCTTTACTCGCAGCGTGGCGCCATCTGGGGCTCGGGCACCAATGCCCGTTCAATCGCAGCCGTCTATATGCAGGCTGACGGCAACCTGGTCATGTACGACACCAACAACCGCCCCACCTGGGCCAGCAACAGCGGCGGCGGCACCTCGCCTAAGCTCTTTGTGCAGGATGATGGCAACGTCGTCATCTACAGTGGCAGCAAAGCGCTGTGGGCGACTGGTACTAGCGGCCGCTGGTAA